The Sphingobacterium bambusae genome includes a window with the following:
- a CDS encoding aldo/keto reductase has translation MSKNANKNKAPLPLPQVVFGTSGLGNLYEDIPYASKLQVVEQCMKGEPREITVFDSAGKYGAGLSLHVLGKCLQDLNVDSSRVLISNKLGWFQTPLLTQEPTFEPGVWKGIKNDAEQRISYKGIKECYRQGNELLYPYRAALLSVHDPDEYLSTADSAEEAQLRYTEILEAYRALLELREAGEIIGVGVGCKDWKVVQRIAADVDLDWVMIANSLTIHSHPQELMDFIEELQKRGVCVVNSAVFNGGFLTGGDHYNYRLVDRSTKAGQDLYDWRDQFWSICDKHGVKPAEACFNFSFNVPGVASIALNTTKPEKVMPNINMTSKIIPSAFWEEMHALGLLERVFG, from the coding sequence ATGAGTAAAAATGCAAACAAAAATAAGGCGCCTCTCCCCCTACCGCAAGTTGTATTCGGAACAAGTGGCCTCGGTAATCTTTACGAAGATATTCCTTACGCTTCCAAACTTCAAGTTGTTGAGCAATGTATGAAGGGGGAACCGCGGGAAATAACGGTTTTTGATTCTGCCGGTAAATATGGAGCGGGATTGTCATTGCATGTTCTGGGGAAGTGTCTACAGGATCTAAATGTCGATTCATCGCGTGTTCTAATCAGTAATAAATTGGGCTGGTTTCAGACACCTTTGCTAACTCAAGAACCAACCTTTGAGCCAGGAGTATGGAAAGGAATTAAAAATGATGCCGAGCAAAGGATCAGTTATAAAGGAATAAAAGAATGCTACAGGCAGGGAAACGAGCTCCTTTACCCATACAGAGCTGCACTCTTGTCCGTGCATGATCCAGATGAATACCTATCAACTGCAGATTCAGCGGAAGAAGCACAATTGCGGTATACGGAGATCTTGGAAGCTTACCGGGCACTTTTGGAACTGCGTGAGGCAGGTGAAATCATCGGCGTAGGGGTAGGATGTAAGGACTGGAAAGTTGTACAGCGAATTGCGGCTGATGTCGATTTAGATTGGGTAATGATCGCCAATAGCCTGACTATCCATAGCCATCCACAGGAATTAATGGACTTTATCGAGGAGCTGCAGAAGCGCGGAGTTTGTGTTGTGAATTCAGCAGTTTTCAATGGGGGATTTCTTACAGGAGGTGATCATTATAACTATCGTTTAGTGGACAGGAGTACTAAAGCAGGACAAGATTTATATGACTGGCGAGATCAATTCTGGTCGATATGCGATAAACATGGAGTAAAGCCAGCCGAAGCATGCTTCAATTTCAGCTTCAATGTCCCAGGAGTAGCGAGTATCGCACTCAACACGACAAAGCCTGAGAAGGTGATGCCGAATATAAACATGACGTCTAAGATCATCCCGAGTGCTTTTTGGGAAGAAATGCATGCACTCGGTTTATTGGAAAGGGTATTTGGATAA
- a CDS encoding MFS transporter, whose product MIESRSTFDVKIVIILTSLIFFILGFSENLEHLLAFQFKRTFDLSPPNFALAKSCTGIAYLLMALPAGWIMKRFGGRWGIIIGLTTLAIGCFVLIPAVHSQSYRFFVIALFVMTSGKILIQTTIYPYVQNLGFSETATVRINLVNSFDGIGVIFVSILCSKIRSMEPVILPELIKMDTSLRKATVALEEDTIMEPYFLLGLVIGIIMLLFSVVTLPKIPFKLVKIDVNFNLFKVLKNNHLVWGVISQFFYVGTQVSIFTFFLLYAKEVADVSLDEANHYLYICGIAFIIGRFFGTFFMCYTKPSLLLSIYSSVNVLLCILAITAKGMVCLYSVITICFLMSIMFPTIFALAINKLDGDTEYGSSLVVMSIVGGTVLPWCFKMISDLSGDIRLGYAIPMLSFVLIALFGAYKYKPHTKVVN is encoded by the coding sequence ATGATTGAATCTAGAAGCACTTTTGATGTAAAGATTGTTATCATTTTAACATCATTGATTTTTTTTATCTTAGGATTTTCTGAGAATCTTGAGCATCTATTGGCATTTCAATTTAAAAGAACTTTCGATTTGTCTCCTCCGAATTTTGCTTTAGCCAAATCTTGCACGGGTATTGCTTATTTGTTGATGGCGCTACCAGCCGGCTGGATAATGAAGCGTTTTGGCGGCCGTTGGGGAATTATTATCGGTCTTACTACACTTGCAATTGGATGTTTTGTACTAATTCCAGCAGTACATTCGCAGTCGTATCGTTTTTTTGTTATTGCACTATTTGTAATGACTTCTGGAAAAATTCTCATTCAAACAACCATTTACCCTTATGTTCAAAATTTGGGTTTCTCAGAAACTGCTACAGTCAGGATAAATCTCGTCAACTCCTTCGATGGTATCGGAGTGATTTTTGTGTCGATCTTATGCTCAAAAATAAGATCGATGGAGCCTGTAATACTGCCGGAACTTATTAAAATGGATACATCCTTAAGGAAAGCCACGGTAGCTCTTGAAGAAGATACTATTATGGAACCATATTTTCTTCTGGGATTGGTTATAGGGATAATAATGTTGCTGTTTTCTGTGGTAACGCTTCCAAAAATTCCTTTTAAGCTAGTTAAAATAGATGTCAACTTTAATCTGTTTAAAGTGTTGAAGAATAACCATTTGGTCTGGGGGGTTATTTCACAATTTTTTTATGTAGGGACACAGGTGTCAATTTTTACCTTTTTTTTACTTTATGCTAAAGAGGTTGCTGATGTATCTCTAGATGAAGCCAATCATTACCTTTACATTTGCGGCATTGCATTTATTATTGGCCGTTTTTTTGGGACTTTTTTCATGTGCTACACTAAGCCCAGCTTGCTCCTTTCGATCTATTCTTCAGTAAATGTGTTGCTGTGTATTTTGGCGATCACGGCAAAAGGTATGGTTTGTTTGTACTCTGTAATTACAATCTGTTTTTTAATGTCCATTATGTTCCCGACAATATTTGCCTTGGCAATAAATAAACTAGATGGAGATACTGAATACGGCAGTAGTTTAGTTGTCATGTCTATTGTTGGAGGCACAGTGCTTCCTTGGTGCTTTAAAATGATTAGCGACTTATCTGGTGATATTCGGTTAGGTTACGCTATCCCCATGCTAAGTTTCGTCTTAATTGCCTTATTTGGCGCCTACAAATACAAACCACATACTAAAGTTGTCAACTAA